Genomic DNA from Candidatus Cloacimonas sp.:
TCCCGCTGATTACGCAGATAAAAACGCATATCTCGCAGATATTATTTTATAATTCATTTTAAGAATTTTAAAGACCATTTACTTTTCGGATAATGCTTTTGTTGATATCGGAAGTGTTAAAATTGACGAGTATACCAAGTTTCAAGTTAGTTAGTTTTAGATAGGTTAGTAATTGTTTATGATGGACTAAAGCAAGTGTTTCAACAGATTTTAATTCCATAATCACTTTGTCTTCAATTAGTAAATCCATTTTAAAGCCAGCTCCCATATCAATTCCATCATAGATTATATTTATTGGAACCTGAGATTTTACATCTAATCCTCGTTTCTTTAATTCATAACTTAAGGCATTTTCATATACCGACTCAAATAGCCCAGGACCAAGTTTATTATACACATCATAAATAGCACCTCTTATCTTATAGGCAATTTCATTCTCACTCATATCTAATCTTTTCCATTATAATGTTGAATTATATAAACAAATAGCTTCTTTGAATTCTTATAATTATATCCAATCTGCGTAATTCGCGTTTTTATCTGCGTCATCTGCGGGAACTTAGCTCATCCTGGATATATTTAAGGGTCAGCAGTTTCTCTTTCACTTCTTCCACATTCAGCCGATAGGTATTTTCCGAAGTATATTCCACTACTTCTGCAACTTTTTCTTCCCCATTGCTAAAATATTTATCATAATTCAGGTCTCTAACATCTGCAGGAATTCTGTAATAACCCGTAAGATCAATTGCTTTTGCCATTTCTTCTCTATTTACTAAGGTTTCGTGCTTCTTTTCTCCATGCCTGGTTCCGATTATTTTTATCTCTGTCGTCGCTTCAAAAAGTTCTATCAATGCCTGTGCCAGGTCTTTTATCGTAGAAGCTGGTGACTTTTGCACAAAAATATCCCCTTGCACTCCATTCTGATATGCATAAATAACAAGTTCAACTGCTTCTTCCAGAGACATTAAATAACGTGTCATATCCGGGTCTGTAATAGTAATCGGTTTCCCTGCCTTGATTTGTTCTACAAATAGAGGTATAACAGATCCTCTGGAAGCCATTACATTGCCATATCTTGTTCCACAAAGAACAGTTCCATTTTCCGGTTGCTGTCTGGAATAGGCAATCATAACTTTTTCCATCAATGCCTTAGACATTCCCATTGCATTTATAGGATAAACAGCTTTATCTGTAGAAAGCACAATTAATTTCTTGGCATTATTGGCAATAGCAGCTCTAATTACATTTTCAGCGCCCAGAACATTGGTCTTAACTGCTTGAACAGGAAAAAACTCACAGGAAGGAACCTGCTTCAGGGCAGCAGCATGAAAAACATAATCCACACCTACCATTGCATTAGCTACACTATCATAATCCCTAACATCTCCAATATGAAATTTGATTTTAGGGTTATTATATAGTTTCCGCATATCATCCTGTTTTTTCTCATCCCGACTGAATATGCGAATCTCTTTCACCTCGGTATTTAAAAACCGTCTTAAAACAGCGTTACCGAAAGAACCTGTTCCACCCGTAATAATTATTAACTTATTTGTAAACATATAATATCCTTATGATTTCTATTTAAATATACTAATCTAATAATATCATCTAATTTTTCATTGCTGAGAATAATTATATCTTAATATAATATAGCACTCTTATGATAATTGGCTGTAGTAAGTGTTATTGAGTGGGTTATTGCTAATTGCAAAAGGATACAGTAAAAAGCATAATACAATAAGATTATTCTCCAATATATTAGAAAACAAGGTTAGAGCTACTGCAATAAAAATCAATATCTGAACGATTTCATTATATTTTTTAAACATTATTTTGCTTGCATTCCATATCCCACTTACAAATATTATAAGTCCTATCCAACCCCATTTTACAATAATCAAAGCATAAGAATTTGGACCTGATACTTCTTCTCCGAATTCATCTATATAGCCAAGTACTGGAAAAACACCATGTCCTAAGGGATAATTGAAAGATTGTTTAATTGCATAGTAAAATATTCCAACTCTATTTAATCTCAATGTATAAGCTGAACCAACACCCACTTGCCATGTTAGATTTAAATTATATAAATACATATTAATTTTGGGACCGATAAATTCTAATTCCCAGATTTGAACGAAAAATATATAAATACATAGAGGAATAAGTAATATTGGGAAGACATTTCGAGATTTAGACACTAAATAAGTTAATAGTAATAAAAATCCTACTAATATTCCTGTTGTTGATAAAGTTGTTGCCAGACAAATAAAATATACTATAATATGTTTATCTATCTTAAGTGAATTTTGGTAAAATCTAAAAATAATTAGGAAAATAAGAATAAAAGCAAAACCTCCAGGTTCCCACATAAATCCACTATTCCTTCCAGCACTCCATGCATTGAAAGTATAAAAACCGCCATACCATCCTCCAAGAATTTTTTGATCAATAATAGTAGCAAAATTTAGATAAGAAGAAACCCTATAGAATAAAGGTCTAAACAATGTTTCTAATAAGAAAAAAGGTAGAGACAATACTGACAATTTATAAAGCCATTTTTCTAGAGTAAAGAAAAATTCATCACCTAAAATAGACATTATCATATAAGCTAAGAATAACCTTAAGAACTGCATATAAAAAGCATAAGGAAATGAGGTAACATTAAGGGAGATGCTTCTATAAAAAGCAATTATATTAATCATAAGCCATAAAATACTAAGAAATATCAAAATTCCACTAAGTTTTTTCCTCTCTAAAAAAAATATTATTGATGTATAAATAAATGCAAAGGGAATTAATAATTTACTAAATGAGAACTGCATAGGAGTAATAGCTATAAAGAAAACAAAAATATACAATATGTCTTTTGATAAAAATATATTTATTTTATGTATTAGTGTATTTTTTTTTGCATAAGGGACATAATAACCCATTGACGCAATTGCTCTGTTATTTAAATCCATGTCTCTCATAATATTAGTTGCACTCTCATTAATTAATTATTAATATACTGTTTATTAATGTCTTCATATATTTTTATGTATATCGTAACACCATATCATTGCAGTATCTTAAACAATAAGTACTGTTTCTATTATTACAACTATGTTCCTTATATTGATAATGAGTAATCAAAAATGCAAGCACAATACTAAAGGGTAATTTTAAGTTTCTGCATATCAATATTAAAGTTATGGTAACTAACATAATACCTATCATATTAATAATCAGATTAGGAAAATATGTATTGATAGATAAATGTGATAAAAATAATACAATAGGAATAGACCATAATATCAGCTTGTTGTCCTGTTTTATAAATTGGGAATATTCCATAATTATTTAATCCTTGCCTGTTTCAAAAATTCATCCCAATTACCCATATCAGTCCAACTCTCTTTACTCACAGGAAAAACGCCAACTCTCCTTTTCTGTTCCATTAACAATTTAATTAAATCCGTAATATGAAAGAGCTTATTTTCTGGAATATATTTAAAAACACTTGGCTCCAAGATATATAAGCCACTGTTTATTTTGTAATAATATTCCGGTTTTTCATTAATCTCTATCAGTTGACCTTCATTATTTGTTTCCAGAACTCCATAAGGGATGCTGGATTGCATTATCGCTGCTACAATAGTTATTTCATTCTTACTTTCTTTATGAAAATCCAATATATTAGCATAATCATCATCAATAAGAATATCGCAATTGCTTACAAAGAAAGTAGAATCAATGAACTTTCTTGCCAATTTGATACTTCCAGCAGTCCCTAAAAATTCTTTTTCTTCAATATAGTGTATATTGTAATTATGATTATTAAGTGAATTTAAATAATATTTGATCATATCTGATTTGTAATTTACCGAAATATAGAAGTTCTCACACTGGTATTCCAGAAAACTATCTATTATTTGTTCCAGAATTGTTTTTTCCCCAATTGGGATTAATGCTTTCGGAAAGACATTTGTTAAGGGCTTTAACCGTGAGCCAATACCTCCAGCCATTATTACCACTGGTAGATTGATATTTCCCTTCTTTAGCTTTTCCTGTTCTTTAAAAATATCTTCCCAAAAAACTACATCTGTTATCTTTCCCTCGGTAGATATAATGGGCATATATTCATTCCGTCTTTGTAACATTCTCTGTTTTATCTGCTCAATATTATCTGTTTCTGAAACAACTACAGCATAATCCCTAAGGATTGTTTTAATTTCAGTGTTTAGATCTATCCCTCTAATAATAGCTCTCTGAAGATCTCCAATGCTTAACATACTATAATATTTATCATTTTCTATTACTATTAGGAGTTTTTTATTAATTCTATCCATCTGCCTTAATGCTGAAGCAATAGTGTCCTTCAATCCGATGGTAAGATCTTTAATTTTATTATTCATCTTTTCTTTAAAAACTTAGCTGGGTTGCCTACCCATACTTCATTTGAAGGTATATCACCTAAAACAACTGAACCCATTCCTATTATAACATTATCACCAATTTTAGTTTGTTCTCTGATAATTACTTGTGAATAAATTGTGGAATTCCTCCCGATAGAAACAGAGCCATTCAACATTGTTGAACCGGTTATTAATACATTTTCTTCAAGTTTACAGTTATGAGCAATAAAACATAAGGCATTGATTTTTGTTCCTTGACCTATGAAAGTATCTGATAAAGAACCCCTTGCAATAGAACAATTAGCACCGATAACAACATTATCTTCTATTATTAATCTTCCTAAATGAGGAAAAGTAAAAAGGTTACCAATTTCATCCCTATAACAACCCAGTCCAACTGTTCCCAAAACAGATCCTGAATATATTATTACATTATCTCCGATAATAACATCATTTTCTATTGTAACTGAATTATGTATGATAGAATTCCTTCCTATAATACATTTACCAATAATTGCATTTGGGCCAATATAAACTGTTTTATCTATTTGCGCTTTATTAGAAATTATTGATGTAGGGTGTATATATGCTTTATAAGTGTTTATAAAAAAATGATTACCTATCATAGCAATAGCATTTCTTGGTGATTTAACGACAATTTGGACAATACCTTTTTGTTGCATTATCTCTGTATAACTTACGGACGCGTCAGTAATAATAGCAGAAGAATTTGTTTGCTCAGCTCTTGTTTGTTTATTAAGTGCCGAAGGATTTACCCAATCTAACTTATTTAAATCCATATTATCTAAAGAGGCAATTCCATTTACTTTTATATTTTTGATATCTCCATTTACTGTTACAATTTCTTGCTTCAGTAAATCTATTATTTCTATTAATGATATAATTTTAGACATTTATACTCCTCTATCCCATTGTATATTCGGGAAATTCATCAGGATTAAAAAGTAATTCTTTAGGTATATGTTCTCTATTATAATAATGCTTATAGACGGCATTATAAATATTTACGAGTTTATCCATATTAGCTTTGTTATCATACTCTCTTTCAATAAAGACCTTTGAATTCGCTAACATTTTTTCAACAAGTTCAGGTTCTTTCATCACTCTAAGCATAT
This window encodes:
- a CDS encoding GxxExxY protein → MSENEIAYKIRGAIYDVYNKLGPGLFESVYENALSYELKKRGLDVKSQVPINIIYDGIDMGAGFKMDLLIEDKVIMELKSVETLALVHHKQLLTYLKLTNLKLGILVNFNTSDINKSIIRKVNGL
- a CDS encoding polysaccharide biosynthesis protein codes for the protein MFTNKLIIITGGTGSFGNAVLRRFLNTEVKEIRIFSRDEKKQDDMRKLYNNPKIKFHIGDVRDYDSVANAMVGVDYVFHAAALKQVPSCEFFPVQAVKTNVLGAENVIRAAIANNAKKLIVLSTDKAVYPINAMGMSKALMEKVMIAYSRQQPENGTVLCGTRYGNVMASRGSVIPLFVEQIKAGKPITITDPDMTRYLMSLEEAVELVIYAYQNGVQGDIFVQKSPASTIKDLAQALIELFEATTEIKIIGTRHGEKKHETLVNREEMAKAIDLTGYYRIPADVRDLNYDKYFSNGEEKVAEVVEYTSENTYRLNVEEVKEKLLTLKYIQDELSSRR
- a CDS encoding nucleotidyltransferase family protein, whose protein sequence is MNNKIKDLTIGLKDTIASALRQMDRINKKLLIVIENDKYYSMLSIGDLQRAIIRGIDLNTEIKTILRDYAVVVSETDNIEQIKQRMLQRRNEYMPIISTEGKITDVVFWEDIFKEQEKLKKGNINLPVVIMAGGIGSRLKPLTNVFPKALIPIGEKTILEQIIDSFLEYQCENFYISVNYKSDMIKYYLNSLNNHNYNIHYIEEKEFLGTAGSIKLARKFIDSTFFVSNCDILIDDDYANILDFHKESKNEITIVAAIMQSSIPYGVLETNNEGQLIEINEKPEYYYKINSGLYILEPSVFKYIPENKLFHITDLIKLLMEQKRRVGVFPVSKESWTDMGNWDEFLKQARIK
- a CDS encoding DapH/DapD/GlmU-related protein: MSKIISLIEIIDLLKQEIVTVNGDIKNIKVNGIASLDNMDLNKLDWVNPSALNKQTRAEQTNSSAIITDASVSYTEIMQQKGIVQIVVKSPRNAIAMIGNHFFINTYKAYIHPTSIISNKAQIDKTVYIGPNAIIGKCIIGRNSIIHNSVTIENDVIIGDNVIIYSGSVLGTVGLGCYRDEIGNLFTFPHLGRLIIEDNVVIGANCSIARGSLSDTFIGQGTKINALCFIAHNCKLEENVLITGSTMLNGSVSIGRNSTIYSQVIIREQTKIGDNVIIGMGSVVLGDIPSNEVWVGNPAKFLKKR